A segment of the Candidatus Nitrososphaera gargensis Ga9.2 genome:
CTAATAAAACCAAGCAGTTACAGGCAGAATATAATATCAGGTGAGTGCCGGGGAGCATTAAATAATAATAGTAACAATAAAAAATAATTAGAAATTACGTGCTTCTTTCATGCTTTCACTCTTTGTAAGAGTCGTCTCTGTTGTTGTCTGTGTCTCTGCCGCTGCCTCTGTTTTACTTGCAGCACGCTTGATCGTATTTATCGCATCGACACAAGCAACCCTTATTTCATCGTAAGCTGTAACATTAAAGACCTCTTCTAATGCAGATAATGCATCGCTGCCATATGCTGAAAGCTGTTTAATTGCTGTTTTCTTTTCCTGTCTATCGTCAGACCATTTTGCCTTTTCTTTCAATTCATAGATGATGCCACTACTACTTTTGTTTGTTAGCAAAACATCAGTGCTCATGGTTGTTGCGCTTTAACTGACGCTTTAGCTTATTTACAATACGGTCGCTTCTCTACTACAAGATAGTAACAGATAGTAAAAACTACTAAAAATTTGTTCTATCTACAAGAATTTGGTAATAATAATTCTTGGTCAAGACAAAAACTCTTTAAAATTATAATTTCCAAAATATGTTAGCAACCATATGCTCATAGCGTAGCTATATGTGCACATGGTTGCACCTCAAAGACCAATCGAGCCCGAACGCCGCCAGTCTTTTTTGCAAAAAACAGATACGTACATACGCACGCATTATTTGGCGGCGAATAGGGCTTCACTATCTACTACAAATATTCAATGGCGGGGCCTAGTCTCACCAAAACTTTGTTTTAAGGGTTGCTTTTATATCTGCGCAGGCTGCTGCTGTGGCTGGTCTTGACTAAGACACATATGCACAGCTACAGACAGCTGCGGCCATGCGACAGAATGAAGAACCGCTTTTCGCCTTTGATTGCTTGCTTGCCTGGTGTGTTGTTGCTGATTTGCATACCTTTTGTCAATTGAAGAAGAAGTTCTGCACTTTAGGCATGAGATGAGAATTTATTCTATCTGAGCATAACGAGTTCAGATTCGATAAGCCAAGTGTTTCATTCAAGCTCTCCTTAAGCATCAAAAACCTCTGTTGCGTCTCTGTGAGTCATCTGCGTTATCAGAGATACTTGAGATAACAGTAGGGCATTTTAGGTTATGGTTATTTTTATATCAAATCTAAATTGCCATAGAGCAAGAACTGTTCAGATGTTTGACAATAACAACAAACAAACAACATCAAAATTGGGTGGATCCTTTTCCCCTAATAGACTAGCAAAGGATATTATCCGTACCCACTTGCATCAGACCACTTGATATCAGGTATCACTCCCACATCCTCTACCTTACGCAGTCCTCATCGGCGGATGGCTTGTGCTTATTACTCAATATCTGAAGTTCCTAACAAAGCCAGTCAACCTAAGACTTGACAGAGCCGGTATTGTTAAACAATAGAAAGGCTAAAAGTACCGAAGCTTGAACGGTATGGAAGATTTTACAATAACTATGTAGTGTCGAATAGAATCTGACTCCCTAGGGCTTATAGACATGGTTTAATTGAGCTGTCCTAAAAGATGAATGAAGACGAAAAGCCCACTCTTAGGCTGGACAGGGCTTACCGCTGCACAACATGCGATGCCGTCTACCTTTTTCCACACGAAAAGGAGGAGCACTGTAGAGACACCGACCACAAAGAATTCATTGAGATACTGCTGTGAAGACTTTTGATGGATATGTTGTTATGTATATAGTCTCCATTACAGGCAAAAGCGAATCGCTTTTATCCCAGTACACGACATGAAGAACCATGAAATATGCCTACAGGACGTATGTTGCCGCCAGGATTTTAGATGCTGTAAAAAATGGAGCAAAGACAAACAGCAGCATAATGCACGAAGCTTTTGTTTCCTACGATGCATTGAGGAGGCATCTTGATGTCTTGATTGGAAGTGGTTTGCTTCAGTACTTTGAGCCAACAAGAAGGTACTACCAGATCACAGAGAAGGGCCTTCAATTTTTGCGCCTGTACAACAGGGCAGAAGAAATGATCTGTATGGCGAGCAGTTGCAGTGCATAGAATATATAACATAATCACTGTCGGCTACAACAATGGTAGTTCGGCTGCGAGTAACTGACAGGTCGTGTCAGAGATTCAACAGTATGACAATTGTTGTTAATTTGCTCAAAAACTTCACAAATTCAATTTATATTGGCCAAATGCGAGGCGTCAGCTGAAGTAATGGGTACAGACCATAAAAGAAAGGAAAATCAACAGCCTATCGTCATGATGCTAACAGATCAGCAGGACATCATAGACAGGTTGACAAGAATCTTTGTCAACGCAGACTCTGAAATTTGTGCATGCATAGAATCTGAAACGCCAATTGCAACTACAGATATAGAATCTCTGGTAAAAGCAAAGCTTGCTGCAAGGAAAAGGGGTGTCAAGCTAAGATACATCACAGAAATCAAAGAAGGAAACCTGTATTATTGCAGAAAGCAGATAGGAATGATAACCGAGCTTAGGCACTTGGACTTTGTAAAGGGCAACTTTGTAGTAAGCGACAAAGAATTTCTATCAGTCCCTCTCATACCGGAAGAAGGCCCGGTTACCGAAGGCATCTATACGGATGTAGACGCAATTGTGCTCCAGCAGCAATTAATTTTCGAAACTTTATGGAAAAAGGCGAGGCCTGCCGAGGAGCGCATTAGAGAATTGGAGAGGCGATATAATTCACAAGAGAAATTCGTAGAAGAAGAAAACAACAAAAAACAACAAAAAATCATTGACAGGATATACCTATGCATGAAATGTGGTGCGTCCTTTATCTACAGAGGGGAGGCTTTACAACATGTTTCAGAAACAGGTCATGATGAGACAAGGGAATTTCCTTTTGGCAATTCAATCTAGAATTATGACATAATAACTGCAATGAAAGATCAAGATGAACCCACGTCTGACATCCTCTCAACCCTGAAGGGTTTGAGGTTCCTGCCTGATCACATGGTTTTCCTGTCTTCTTTTACTACTACCATCACGGAGGTTCTGGGCTTTGTCAGTTGCAGCCCCTGATACAGACAGAACAATGTGTGTGTGCGCCCGTGTACCTCGGTGGAGCTTCTTCTCACCTTTTTTCTTCTTCACTAGCTCTGTCGCCGTATTGCTGTTGGCGACCGGTTGTTGACTTTGCATCGCACGGCGTTGATCCACTGAGAAGCCTCGCTTTCAAGTTCACCATCTCGCAGCAGCCTCTCGCTGGATGGATAAAGCTTGCTATCAGCAGCATCTAAAAAATATAACAGCGATTCATCCCGCTGTAAATGGCAGGGGCTTTTTCTCGCCGCTGATTCCGTAACCTAGGCAGCCACCTCCGCACACTCCTGCTGAGCAAACAAGAGGCCACCACCACTACTGCTACAGGTAGATGCTAGGACAGGTCACAAGGAAGAAGTTTTCATACTATTGTTTGTGATGTGGTGCTTCTGGTCTATATGTCTCTTCAGATCTACCTTTGATTCAAAATACTACCCGCACATGTCACAACGTGAGGGCTTTCTGTCGTTAAGAAACTATTAGAGAGTTATCTCTCTATAAGATTTTTCTTACGCCGTTTGACTAGTGATTGGGAATCTCATGCTCGCCTGCATTATGACAATTATTGGATGTTGATTTCAAGTTTGTGCCATACATTATTGCGGTACTAATTACTGGACGGTTACTTTGTGCAGATTCGCCGCCAAGGGATACGGATTGTTGTACAAATCGTTCAACACAAAGATCCGAACCATATACATCCCCGGTTGGAAGCACCAGCATCATTTCTTTTGGAGTTGACTTAAAAGCATCACATTCCATAATAGACTTGTTAAGCGTCTCTATCTTTTTGATCTGTGTCCTTGTAGATATGTACGGATCCGATAGCCCAACAATGTCCATGAAGAAAAAGTTGGCATGTATCAAGTTGATATTGGACATGAGGCTCAAAGGGCTTACATGACCCCTTTCTTTCGCTTCACGATAAACTATTTTTGCTGTTCCAGTCATAATAGAGGGTCACTACAATGATATGCCCATTTGCTGGAGAATAGTATGCCTGATGACATTATCTTCTCGATATCGAATCAGCCCTCTATGATCCTAATCCACTTTTACCCACCAAAGGCCACAAAATCAAGATCTAACCAGAGAGATACTTCTATGCAATTGACTCTAATTGAAGCTATATTTGCAGTAACTTGCTACGCTACAATGCTAACCGTTACGAACCTAAAGAGGAATAACAAGAATGATGACAACAACAAGCACTCTAAAGGCAGTACTCTGGCAATCAACAAGCCATAATAGTCAGAAAAGTGAGAGAGAGAGAGGAGTGGCTTCTGTATCAAGAGTGGTCTGTGTTTGTTCCCCCACCCTGATTCCCAAATTTGGAGACAATGCCACATGAGTATAATATAGAGATATCTTCTATATTTTTATATCCCTATTGTGAATAGAATACGGGTAAACGTATTGGAGAGACATACAATCAGAATAGACTCTTCATCTGGCAATAATTCTAGCAGTCGCGGCATTGAACTGCAACAAATGCATTGGGACATAGCTAAATTGTTAGAACTAGGCATTAGTGAGGAATGGTTGTCTGAATCAAATATCACTCCAAAACAGGCAAGAGACTTGGTAAAAGGACTATTATACTTGAGAGAAAAATACACGAAGAAAGAGGCAGGTTTTTAGATACTCTAAGGTACTGCTGAAACTGACCAACCAAAAGGAAGTATCTACAGCAGTGGAGAAACACAGTCAGATCCCGGGTGATATCCAGAGGAAAGCATTTGATAAATTCGATGTTTTTGGTATTGTGTTTAGAGATTATTTAATTGAAGAAATAGAACGGCAAGGTATTGTATTTGATTACAAGCATCACTACAGACTTCAAGAAATTGAAGAATGACTTGAAAACTTGTTTGGTGATGATGCTACTCCATTGCTTATAGAGAGAATCAAGAGAATCTTGAATGATCTAAAATTGTCGGTGATCATATAGTGCTGCCGGCACTGCAATTTGGTTATCTCTATTTGTGGCCATACGATCATCACCAGCCTAGGAATATATGAAGCCAGAATCCAGCGCTGCAAAACCACTACCACTTGGAATATTCAAATATAGATAAGAGACCGCGAACGCTCTAAATCCGGTCATGATCATTGTTATTGTAATTATTCTTCTAGTGCCTTCCACCATCTCTGAATCAGTAGCTCAGTAGCATCTTCTCCCAATATGTTTTCTAATGCCTGCTCAATCTGCTTAAAAGAGTATGGATTCGTTCCATCCAAGTCGATCCCCTTATTCTGCAAATCATGCAGTAACGCTTCCTTTGAACTTTGTCCCAGAATACTCAGTGACTTATCAAATGCAATTTTCAAACGTTCCGCAGAAACGGGTTCTTCGCAGCTAAATTCTTTTTTTGACAAATCTGGAATACTTGCCAAAAAGGGGGCACCTTATATTAAAAGTATCTCTATTGTGCTTTGTAATACTAATAATAGGAGGCTTGCAAGATACTCGAAAATGGACTATTCAGACCTTTGCCAAAAGGTTGATTTCCTCGGACAAAATCTGGTGTGTGTAATTGTAGTCAAGAAGGGAAAACTAGTGGCTTCCAAAGTAAAGCCAGGCTTGGAAGCTCTCAATGAAAAGAGATTTGCAGACATGTTCACCCAAGTTCAAATTATGGTAGGTGTTGCCCAGACCGCAGAAGATATCCTTGGTGGCATGGAGCATGTCAAAGTAAGATATGGCAATGGTTTGGATGTCTACCTATTTCCTTTGGAAACGCCATCCGAAAAAACAATTCTTGTAGTTGCGGTAATGCGACCGTATAACACTGATGACCTGCTTGAAAAAATCGTTAATGTTATCAGAACCTGAATGGTGAATTCCATATACAATGGACTTTTTCGTGTTCGACATCCTTGATTTCTGCTTTGATTATCATTTCCGGTTTTTGTCTAGAAAAATATTGATTTGAAGTTCCGCTCGATCTCTTTTCGTGTCTTGGTTCCCCGACTATAGGAGCTTCTTTTATCCAAGATACATATTCCCATTTCCACAGGTCATGGTTGTTGTCATGTGGCCCCATCGCATGG
Coding sequences within it:
- a CDS encoding winged helix-turn-helix domain-containing protein, with the protein product MKYAYRTYVAARILDAVKNGAKTNSSIMHEAFVSYDALRRHLDVLIGSGLLQYFEPTRRYYQITEKGLQFLRLYNRAEEMICMASSCSA